The genomic interval ACTCCAGGATCCAGCAGACGTCCTAGCGTCATACGACGGTGCTATCGCGTTCTCCGGAGCCTCGGACTCACGACCAGGACTGCGGACTCCCCAGCTGGGCGCACTGCACGCGGTCCTCGGCTACTGGACCACGAATCAGAAGCAGCCCGCCACTGTGGTGATGCCGACCGGAACAGGGAAGACGGAGACGATGCTCGCCCTCCTGGTCGCAGCCAAGCCTGAGCGCCTGCTCGTGTTGGTTCCGTCAGACTCGCTGCGTGATCAGATCGCTGGGAAGTTTGAAACACTGGGTGTACTTCAGGAACTTGGCATCGTCTCGAACGTGGCAGCTCGGCCGGTTGTCGGCCGCGTCGCGCATGGGTTCTCATCAATCTCACAAGCTGTGACCTTTGCTGGAGCTTGTAACGTCATTGTCGCCACGCCTCAATCTCTAAGCGCGTCGGATCAAGATGCAATCGAGGCGATGGTGGGTGCTTGCTCGCATCTGTTCGTAGACGAGGCGCACCATGTGGCGGCGCGCACCTGGACCGACATTCGCGAGCGTTTTGCCGAGAAGAACGTGGTGCAGTTTACTGCGACACCGTTTCGCGAAGATGGAAAACATTTGCAGGGTCGGACCATCTACTCGTTCCCGCTGCGCGAAGCTCAAGCACAGAACTACTTCTCCAAGATCAACTACAAGTCAGTTATCGACTTCGACAACGTCGATCTTGCGGTCGCGACACAAAGTGTCGAGAGACTGCGTGCTGACCTAGACAGCAATTTTGATCATGTACTCATGGCGCGGGTGAGCGGAATCCCGCGCGCGATGGCAATACTTCCAATCTATCAACATATCGCGGCCGATCTAAACCCCGTAATCATCAACAGTCAGATGTCCAAGAAGCATCAGCGCGAGGCTCTGCGAGCCGTCCGCGCCCGTGACTCTCATATCATCATTTGTGTGAACATGCTCGGCGAAGGCTTTGACCTGCCTGCCCTGAAGATCGCGGCGGTGCATGATCCGCAGAAAAGTCTCGGGGTGACTCTGCAGTTCATTGGACGCTTCGCTCGGACCTCCTCAACGGGAAAGTACGGAGAGGCGTCGATGTTCGTCGCCAGGTCAGAGATGGATATTGACAGGCGTCTGCGGGAACTATACGCCGAGGACTCGGATTGGAATCTGATTGTCCGAGACCTATCGGAGGCCGCCGTCCAGGAGCAGCATGAGATAAGCGATTTTGAGGCTGGGTTCACGAGCCGGCCACCTGAAGTTGATCTGCGGAGTCTACTCCCGAAAATGAGCACCGTCGTCTACCGCGCTCCGACTGCAAAATGGGAGCCGCATAATGTTGTTGAATTCTTCGGTGAGGAAAACTTCTACACGTTTCCGATCGGGCTGAATCAGAGCGCTGGTGTCGCGTGGTTCGTGATTGAGAACAGAGACAAGGTCCGATGGGGCGACCTGAAGACAATCGAGGAGGTCTCATACCAGCTTTACGTTCTGTACTTTAATGAGCAGACCAAGCTGCTCTATATTAATAACTCGGCTAACGATGGAGTGTTCGAAGAGCTGGCGGAAGCTGTTCTCGGGTCAGGTGCGCAACGATTCACAGGCTCGAGTGTTTATCGAGCAATGGCCGACATTGACAGGCTTGTGCCAACAAACGTAGGTGTCCTCGACGCGCACAACCAGTTCCGTCGGTTCTCGATGCATGTTGGGCCGGACGTGACCGAGAGTTTCAGCCAGGCCGAGGCGAGCACAAAGTCTCAGACGAACATCTCCGGAAGCGGTTACCGTGACGGTGAAATCGTCAACATAAGTGCGTCGCTCAAGGGTCGGATCTGGTCGCACGCGACAGCCTCAACGATCAAGGAGTGGTGTGACTGGTGCGACTCCATTGGCAAGAAGTTGCTGGATGAAACTATCAGCATTGACAAGGTCATTGGGCAGTTCATTTTGCCTGAGGAGCTCACCTCGTTGCCAAGCGGCGTCTTGCTGGCAGTCGAATGGCCGTGGTTAGTGCACACGCTCCAGGCGGACAGCATGCGATTGTCACACGCCGGAAGCGTGTATCAGGCCGTGTTTACCGATTTGGTCCCTGAGGTAGGGCCGATTCAAGGAGCGTTTCGATTTACGGTCAGGAGTGGGAGTTGGTCGGTTCCGTATGAAGCGTCGGTGGAATCTGGTCGAATTGTGTATCGATGCACAGATAAGATCGAGATTGTAATTTTGCGTGCGGGATCTGAAGTGCGATTAAGTGATTGGTTAAACAAGTTCGGCCTCCTCTTCATTCTCGATGGCGATCGGATCATCGAGAATGACTTGCTGTATCAGCCGAAATGGGACAGGACGCCGTATGAGCGGCAGAAATTGACCGTCTTGGATTGGGGCGAGACCAAGCTAAACGTGGAATCTCAGACCCGTGACAAGCTTCAGGAATCGATTCAATACCGAGCGCTAGTTGAACTCCGGGCCGACACTGATCCCTGGGACTTGATTATAGATGACGATGGGAAGGGGGAAATCGCCGACCTGGTGGCGATGCGGATTGACCCTGAAGGCTTGCTGGTCAAGCTTATCCATTGCAAATACGCGCACGAAGGAAAGGTTGGCGCTCGTCTTGCTGACCTATACGAGGTCTGCGGCCAGGCGCAAAAGTCGGTGGTGTGGCGGCGCAGTGATCTCGGTCCATTTTTTCGGACGCTGCATGACCGGGCCCGCAAGAAGAATCAGCGAGACGGCGTGAGTCCGTTCGAGGTCGGCGACATTCGTAAACTCTATGAGGTGCGGGATAGGGCGACTATTCTCCGCCGCAGGATGGAGATCGTGATTGCGCAACCCGGTCTTTCGCGATCAAAGGCAACTATCCAGCAGCTTGATCTCTTGGCATCAACTGAGGCATATCTCAGAACGACGGTTAACGCACCGCTTGCGATCTGGTGCAGCGCTTGAGCCGTGCCGTATCAAATCTGTTTCTCTTCGAGCGCTGCAAAGATCCAGTCCCAACGGAAGGCGGATGCTATTTCGTTGCCCGTTCCGGATGCGACTGGCTCTGCTGCGGCTCTCGATCCATCATGTGGATCGACAATGGTCACGCCTGCGTACCGGAGCACCGCAAGCGATGCCAACCATGCCGGATGACCGGCTAGGTCATGCTTGGCGAACGGGGCAGCGGCCGTGGGGGTATGCGAGCCTAGTGACGCGCAGAGCGTTGTGAGCGCGTAGGTGTTGGCGTTGCCGTTGGCCCACGCGTTGAGGGTGTTGAAGGTCATGGGGACGACAGCGACGGCGTCGGGTGGTGGGGTGCGCTTCGGCTGGTCTGGGGTGCGGTTGCCGGTGATGACGCGGGTGTCGCCTAGGTCCTGGTCTGCGAGCCAGGGGAGGGCTGCTTCGGTGGGGATGACGTAGGGGTCCCAGCCGTTGGCTCGGGCGGCCTTGACGCCGTCAGCGGTGCGGGAGGCGAGAGGTGCCCCGCACACGACGATGTACAGGGTGCGGTTGGTCACGCGAGGACTCCTGCGCGGGTAGCGATGGCGGTCAGAGACGGGCTGGGCTTGCGGGAGCGGCGGAGTAGTTCTCGGACCAACTCACGGGCGATGGTGTGGTACTTGATCGACTCGGGAGCTACGCGCTCGGCGGCCTGGAGGTGAAGGATCGCTTCCATGTCGTTCTTGGCTTGGGTTTGCGCCCATGCCAGGTCGATGTGCAGGCGGGAGCGGCGGCCTTGGAGTCCGGCCGGCATAGCGTCGAGGTCGATCTCGGTCGCGACGCGCAGGACGTTGGACGGCTCTCCGAACTCGGCTGCGACCGAGGCGCGATGAATCAGGACGTTCGTGGGGCCGAATGCGGTCCACCAGTGGTTGCCGTCGTGCGCCAGGAGGTCTCCGAGCTGTCCGGCTGTCGTCAGCCGTTCGGTCGCTGTCGCACGGTCTGAGCGGCGGGCAGCGATGACGGAGGAGATGAGCCACAAGGAGCCAGCGAGCGACACGGCGTCTGGCGCGTCCGAACCGGTCATCGACATGAGACCTTCCGCCGATCGGACGGCGATCCGTTCCGCGTCGTCGGTGCGCTCGCTGCGGAGCAGAGCACAGACGACCTGGTATGCGGCGAGACCCTGTGCAGCCTTGGACTCGGCGGCCATAGCTGCGTGGGTGGCACGGTCGGCGGCAAGCCAGCCGAGCTGGTGTTCACCGACCTTCGTAAGGAGCTTGGCGGCGGCCGCGTAAACCGAGCATCGCGCTAGGTGGGTCTCCCTGCCATCGCGGCCTTGGTAGCCGTCGTACCCGTCGGCGGCGCGGATGAGGTCCGGGAGCATCGTTGTAGCTGTGTGGTAGTTGGCTGCCTGGTAAGCCTGGTGGACCTGCACAGAGCCGTTACGGAGCTGGGGGAGAGGCCACGGACTTGCTGGCTCACCCAGGAGATGGTGGTAGCTGGCCAGTTGGCTTCGGACGGCGTCGACGGCCTTGACGTGCTCCGGTGCGTCCGGCGCGAGGACCCACTCCCGGCCGATGAGGTCGGTTACGTCGATGCGCAGGACGGTTGCTAGGTCGTTCAGGGTGGACAGTCGATCGACACCACGAATGCCGCGCTCGACCTGGGACAGCCAGGAGCGCGACATTCCGATGAGTCCCGCCAGGGCGTCTTGCGACATGCCGCGTCGCTTGCGGTAGGCCCCGATGCGCTCACCTACGTGCATCTGCACTTCCCCTCGTTGATGTGGTCTCCCTAGTCAACCGCCGGTTAGCCCGAACAACGCGCACAAAAGTGCGCAGCCTGCCGAGTGCACATCAATCGATCGTTTCGCCTCGACGCTGGAGCCATGAACGAGCCGACCATTCAGGAGCTCACCCGCTTCGGTCCCGGTGCCGCTGGCGGGACGCCTTCCGCACGGGCAACTCTGCGGATGTACGCCGCTGTGAAGGGCGACAGCCGCTCCACCTCAGTAGGCGGCACGCCACCACGGAGCGCCGCGAGGACGGCGGTCAGCATCTCTGTCCGGGATTGCTCGTGGGCCGCTTCGGTCTCGCGATACCGCAGCGTGGCCGACTTCAACTCGTCGCGTAGATCAGTCACCCATCCAGGGTATCGCACCTCGCTTGCGCAACCATTGCTCAAGCGCTACCGTGGTGCGCACCTTAGTTTCGCTTCATGTTCTGGTCAGGCCCGACAGAGCGACGCCCCGGCGGGTGCAACCGCCGAGGCGTCAGGGCCGGTCCAGTCCCTTCACGAACAGGAGCACAACCCAATGAGCATCATCCACCTGTCGGCCGTCGCTAGCCACGAACCATCGGCAGCAGACCTCGCCGGTATCGAGCAGGAATGGCCGCTGATCGCGGCTGAGCTGGACCTGCTGGACGCGCAGATCGCGTTCATCAACGCCGGTCCGTACGCGTCGGCGCTGGAGACGCGCCGTGTCCGGCGCGCCGAGCGCCGAGTGCTGGACATCGGGCGGGAGCTGGCCGACCGCGAGCCGGAGACGGAGGACGCGGCATGACCGCGCAGGTTGCCGAGACCTCCGCGCCGATGCTCGTCCGGGTCGACCTCGGCTGGTGGAAGGTCGCGGGCTACGACCTGGTCCAGGTCTTCTCACCCCGTACGGCACTGGGAACGGCGTGGATCGTCTGGCGTGGCGATCACGTCTTGCACACCACCGACACGCTGCCGCACGCGGGTGGCTGGGTCGCTGACCAGCTCACCGGAGGTGAGGCGCGATGAGTACTCCGCTTCGTACGTCGTACCCGGTCCCGGTTGAGGACCTGATCCCGGCCGCACGCCGTCTCGCTGCCGAGCTGGGCGAGGTCCCGTCACAGAACCGGCTGATGAAGCACCTGCGAGTCGGTAAGGACAAGGCTAGGGCGGTACACGCCACCCTGATCGACGAGCGCACCGACGACCGCCCGGAGACGTACCTGCACTCGGTGCCGGACCCGGACGCGACCACCACCACGACCGCCACCACCGACACGGCGTCTGACGACGCTGCGGAGCGGATTCCGCAGGTCACGCCGCCCGCAGACCTGGTTCCTGCCGCCGACGCCGTGCCGGTCGAGCCGGTTCCCGCGGTTGCCGACGCGGGGGGCATCTCCCCAGCCGTTGAGGCGAGCACGGACACCACGCCTGAGACTGGGGACGAGATGCGCCCGCTTCGGTCGTGGCCGGTGCTGATGCTGGCCCTGCCCGCGTTCGTCGCGGTCTGGTCAGGGTGGGTCGGGCTCGGTGAGCTGACCGGATTCGGCGTCGTGCACCCCCTGCCGGGGATCGCGGACGGCTTCACGATCAACTCGGCGATCACGCTGCCGATCGGTGTCGAGACGTACGCGGCGTTCGCGCTGCGGGTGTGGCTGTCCGGCCGGGTCCCGGTCAAGGCGCGCCGATTCGCTAAGACCTCCGCGCTGGCCGCGCTCGCACTGGGCGCGCTGGGGCAGGTCGCTTATCACCTGCTGGAGGCCGCTGGCGTCACCCGTGCGCCGTGGCAGATCACCACTGTTGTTGCCTGCCTGCCCGTTGCCGTGCTCGGCATGGGTGCCGCGCTGGCCCACCTGATCCACACCCGCGAGAACGGGAGCCACTGACCATGACTGAGCCCATGAGCCACCAGAACAACGAGCTGCCCGACCCGATCGACCTGGACGCGCGCCGCGCCCGCCGAGACGACGACGTACCGGAGCCCGCGCAGGCCCCGGAGGAATCGGCCGGCGTGCTGGTGCCGCTGTCGGCGGGTGAGGTGGAGTCGATGGACACCGCCTACGAGATCGCGTTGGACGACACCGACGACGACCCAGCCACGGGCAAGGTCATCGTGCTGGTGGACACCCCCGGTCTGCCGGTACCGGTCGCAGCCGGACAGCGGCTGCCGATCATCCCGACCCATCTGCTCCCGCAGAACCTGCGCGCCACCACCACCCGCGCTCTGGCTCGTACTGGACACGTGACGGCGTTCCACGCGGTCCGATCGCCCTGGTACGCAACGAAGTTCGGCTGGTTCGCCGGGCGTGGTTTGTCGCGGCTGATCGGTAAGCAGATGCGGTGGTGGTGGGTCCCGAACTCGGTTGCGCTGGAGCAGAAGGCTGCCGACGCGGGGGAGCTGAAGGAGTGGGAGAAGATCCACCGCCAGCTCAAGGCCACGCGGATGTGGCGCGGTGGTGTGCTGGCGTTGCAGAACCTCGGGCTGCTGATCGGGCTGCCGATCGCGTGGAACGCGGCCCCGGCCGCTGGTCTCGCGGCTGTGGGTGCGGCTGCGGTCGCCGGGTTGGCGCACTACGGCCGCCCGGCCGGTCAGACCCTGGTCGGTACCGCTGTGGTCGCGCCCCGGTTCCGCAAGCTGAACTCAGACATCGTGTTGCGTGCCTACTACGCGGCCGGTCTCGGCAAGCAGGACAAGGCGGACCAGGAGGTGCGGTTCGGTTCCCAAATGTCGCGGGACGCACGCAATACCGGATCTCAGGTGGTCGTGGATCTCCCGTACGGCAAGGGCTGGTCGGACGTTGCCGGTGCGCGGGAGAAGATCGCTTCTGGCCTGGACGTGCACACCAATCAGGTGTTCCTGACCCCGGACAAGACCAGCTCACGCCGCCACACGCTGTTTGTCGCGGACCGGGACCCGCTGGCGGTCGCGGTGGGCCGGTCGGATCTGCTGGACTGCAAGCCGCGCTCGATCTGGGACCCGGTGAAGCTGGGCAAGGACGAGCGGGACGCGCTCGTCACGTTGTCGCTGATGTGGAACTCGCTGCTGGTCGGCGCGCAGCCCCGTAAGGGCAAGACGTTCTTTGCTCGCCTGGTCGCGTTGCACGCGGCCTCAGATCCGTACGTGAAGCTCATCGTTGCTGACGGCAAGAACTCCCCGGACTGGCTGGCGTTTAAGAAGATCGCCCACCGCACCGTGTTCGGCACCCACCCGAACCCGAACGACAACAACCCGATCGAGAACCTGCAAGCGATCCTGGACGAAGTCCTCGCCCACATCGACCGCGTCAACTCGATCCTCACAAGCCTGCCGGTCACGATGTGCCCGGACGGCAAGCTGACCAAGGAACTCGCTCGCGACCCGCGCTACCCGGACCTGCGGGTTTTGGTGATGGTGATGGAGGAGTTCCAGGTCTACTTCGAGACCGAGGACCAGGCGGTCAACAAGGAGATCGCGGCCAAGCTCTCCCGGATTCAGGCGGTCGGTCCGAGTGCCGGCGTCGTGATCGAGTCCAGCTCGCAGAAGCCGTCCGGTGTCGGCGCGGGTGATGTGGGGCGGTTGTTCAACCGGTACCGGGACAACCACTCGGTGCGGTTCGCGCTCAAGTGCGGCAACCGGCTCGTGTCCGAAGCTGTGCTCGGTGGCGACGCGTACGCCGAAGGGTTCGACGCCTCTGCCCTGCCGGTCGGAGACGAGTACCGGGGCGTCGGCTACCTGTACGGCGTCACCGACAACACCCCGACCGTGCGGTCGTTCCTGGCCGACGCGGCCGACGCGGACAAGATCCTGACCGCCGCGAGGAAGCGCCGCGAGCAGCTCGGCACCCTCACGGGCGAGGCGGCGGGCGAGGAGCTGGAGCGTGCCAGCCGTGACGTGCTGGCCGATCTGCTGGCCGTGATGGGGCCTGACGGCAAGGCGCACTGGGACACCCTCGCCGGACGCCTGACCAACCAAATGCCGGAGCAGTACGACGGCACGACCCCCGATGCGATCTCCGCTCAGGCCCGCGCGCAGGGCGTCCCGTCGGTGAACGTGAAGCGGGACGGCGTGGTCCGCAAGGGCGTCAGCGCCGACGACCTGCGCGCCGCCATGGCCCGCCGCGACGGCTCCGGCACCTAAGCCGCGGGCAACAGAGAGTAACCAACTGAACTGAGGGTGCGGGACTGGTGAAGTAGCGGCCCCGACGCTACCGGTAGCGGCTGCGCTACCCGTGCCGCTACCCCACAACCCAAACCTGACCAGGCCGTTCGCTCACGCGTAGCGAGTAGCGGCCACGGCTCCTCACGCCCAAAACAGCCCGTTGGAGGCTACCCATGCTGTCCCGCGCCGCTACCGCTATCCCTGCCGCCGCTACCCACGGTAGTGACAGCTCCGACGCCGTCGCTACCCTCACCGCCACCGTCCACACCGCCGGACAGGTCGCCACAGTCCTACTGATCGTGACCATCGTCGTCGGGTTCTACCTGTTCACCTGCCTGGTGTGGCCGTTCGGCAAGTGCCGTCGCTGCAAGGGCGTCGGCAAGTTCAAGTCCCCGTTCGGCAGCGCGTTCCGGCACTGCGGGAAGTGCGACGGCTCGGGGCTGCGGGTCCGGCTCGGACGCCACGTCATCAACCACATGCGCGCTGTCCGGGGCGCAGGCGAGAACTCCACCAGCAAGGGCGACAAGTGATGTGCGCCGCGCTGGACGGGCTCAGCCTGCACCCCGCCCGATCGCAATGGGTGGAGCTGTGGAACGGCAAGCAGGCTCTCGGCTGGGACTACTACGGGACTCCGGTGTTCCGGTTCCGGTGGGCACCTGCGGGGCTCGCCACCCGCCGCCAGCTCCGGGCGATGCGGATGTCTCCGGGCGGGCAGGAGCCGTACGCGCTGCTGGTGTGGCGCAACGGCAAGCGGTGGGCGTGGCTGTACCGGCTCGACCTCGCCAGACCTTCCCGCGTCCCGTCCCCGGCTCAGCTCAACGCCTTGGACAAGGCCATGACCGCGCGGCGGACCTGCGGGCTGTGCGGGCGGGTCCAGACCTACTGCATCCCGACCTCTGACGGTCGGTGCCTGACCTGCATTGACACCGCCAGCTACCCGACCGCTGCCTAAATCCACCTCGAGGAGGAACCACCCCTATGCACGACCTACTGACCGCCGCGCTCGCTGCGGCCGGTCGCGGCTGGCCGGTGTTCATGCTCGGTCGCTCCAAGCGGCCCGTTGCCAACTGCAACGACTGCCGCGACAACCCCCACGACCCTGCGACGTGCGGGCACCTGACGTGCCACGGGTTCTACGCAGCCACCACCGACCCCGAACGCGTGAGGCTGATCGTGGGCGCTGTACCGAGCGGCCAGCTTGCCGTACGAACAGGCGCTGCCTCTGGGCTGGTGGTGGTCGACGTCGACCCGGCTCATGGGGGAGCGGACAGCCTTGCCGACCTGGTCACGGGCCAGCTGGTGCCGCGCACGTTGTGGGTCGTCACAGGCTCGTTCGGACAGCACCTGTACTACCGCCACCCCGGCCGCGAAATCCCCTCACGGCCAATGCCGAACCGGCCCGGGATCGACATCAAAGCCGACGGCGGCTACGTCGTCCTCCCGCCGTCGATCCACCACCGCACCCACCAGCCCTACCGGTGGAGCGAGGGACTGTGCGAACCGATCGAGATGCCCCCCGCGCTGATCGACGCATGCCTACCCACCGCGCCGGCCACTTCCACCCGCAACCCGAGCGGCCCGATCCGGACCACGAAAGCGGGGGGCATCTCCAACCCTGACGGACTGCTCACCTCAACGCTGAACGCCGTCCGCAACGCAGCCGAGGGAAAGCGCCGAACGACGCTCTACGGGGCCGCGCGAGGCGTTGCGCGGATGGTCGCGGCCGGGGCGATCAGTCACGCCGACGCAATCGCCGCCCTGACCGACGTGGGGCAGCAAGTCGAGCAGACCGCCCGCGACATTCGAGCCGCTATCGCTGATGGCTTCCATGACGAAGGGATCGCCGCATGACCACCTCTACCGACACCCACAACGCCGAACCGGCGCAGCTGATCGATGGCGCGCAGCTGCTAGATGACGTGGCCGCGACCATCGGCCGGTACGTCATCTTGCCGAGCACCTCAGCGCACGTTGCGGTGGTGCTGTGGATCGCTGCCAGCCACGCCGTGAAGGCGTGGAACTGTGCGCCCCGGTTGGTGATCCGGGCGCCAGAGCGGCGGTGTGGAAAGTCGCGGCTGCTGGACATGGTGGAAGGGATGTGCCATCGGCCGTTGATGACCGTCAACGCGTCGCCGTCGGCCGTGTACCGGTCAATCGGCATGGCACCGTCCGATCCTCCGACGCTGCTGATCGATGAGGCCGACACGATCTTTGGCCCGAAGGCCGGGGAGAACGAAGACCTGCGGGGCCTGCTGAACGCCGGTCACCAGCGCGGCCGTCCGGCGCTGCGCTACGACGCCGGGACGAAGAACGTGGAGAAGATCCAGACGTTCGCCATGGCAGCGCTCGCGGGCATTGGTGCGATGCCGGACACGATCGAGGACCGCGCTGCGGTGATCCGGATGCGTCGCCGCGCGCCCGGTGAGCAGGTCGCGCCGTACCGGGTCCGGCGCGACGGTCCCGAGCTGGACGAGCTGCGCCAACTGCTCAACCAGTGGCTCGCCCCGCAGGTGATCGAGCTGACGAAGGCCGCGCCGGATATGCCGCTGGAGGACCGCGCTGCGGACACGTGGGAGCCGATGATTGCCGTTGCCGACCTGGCAGGTGGGCATTGGCCCCGAGCCGCCCGCAAGGCGGCTGTGGCGCTCACCAGCGACCGCGACGCGGGCGACGAGGGATCGACACCGACCCGGCTGCTGGCCGACTGCCGCACCGCGTTCCAAGACGCCGACGCGCTGCCCACCGCCGAGCTGCTCAAGCGGCTGCACAGCGACCCCGAAGCGCCCTGGGCGACGATCGGGAAGGCCGGGCTGACGGCGATGCGGATGGGCAACCTGCTGCGGGACTTCGAGGTCCACAGCGACACGATCCGGTTCCCGACCGGGCAGGCGAAGGGCTACTACCGCAGCGATTTCGTCGACGCGTGGAACCGCTATTGCCCCGAGCCGAAACCTGCCGGTGGGGAAGCCGTACCAGCCGTACCAGCCTCGTTGTCGCAGGTCAGCCCCGAGGAGGCTTCCGCCTCTGGTACGGCTCAAGCCGTACCACGCACTCAAGCCTCATTGACCCTGACCAGCCAAAACGAGGCTGGTACGGCTGGTACGCCTTGGGTCCCCAGAGCTGTCAGCGCCGACTCGACCTCTGGAGCCGCATGAAAAGCCAAGCACCTGTGCCGCACCTGATGCCCGTTCCGGACGACGAATCGACGGCGACCGTTCACGACTTCCGAGCCCTGGTCTACACGGTCCCTGAGGTCGCCCGACTGCTGGCCGTCTCGCGCAACACCGCCTACCTCATGGTCCGCACCGGACAGATTCCCGCGCGCCGCCTCGGCACCCGCTGGGTTGTGCCGCGCCGCGCATTCCACACCTGGCTTGACGCCACCCCGATTCCCGACGACACGGCAACCCTCGCGACCGCATCGAACTGGAGCTGACACCGAAATGGGCTACGTCCGAAAGACCCCCGCTGGAAGCTGGAAAGCCTGCTGGCGTGACGCCACCGGTCGCCAGCCGTCGAAGACCTTCCCGACTCGTCGGGAGGCGTCTGCCTTCCTGGCCACGATCGAATCAACCAAGCACACCGGTACGTACGTCGATCCGCACGCTGCACGACGCATCAAGTTCAGCACCTACGCCGCGCAGTGGATCGAGTCGCACAATGTCGAGCTGACGACGCGTGCACGGGATCTGTCCTTGCTCAAGAATCACGTGGTCGCGCACTGGGGTAACGCTCCGCTCTCCGCGATCGACCATTCGTCCACGCAGAAGTGGATTACCGCTCTTTCCCGTCAGCTGTCGCCGTCAACCGTTGGTGAATGCAACCGTCTGTTCAGTGCAGTCCTGAAGAATGCTGTCCGCGATCGGTTGATCGCAGTGAACCCAGCCAAGGACGTACGGCTACCGAAGAAGCGGCAGCAGGCGGGGGACAGGCAGACGATCAGCCGGGAGGAATTCACGACCCAACTCCTCCCGGCCGTCCCCGAGCGGCACCGAGCGATCGTCGCTCTTGCTGGCGGTACTGGACTGCGGTGGGGCGAATGCGTCGGACTCCGTTGGGAGTCGGTCGACCTAGTGGCCGGCACTCTGCGAGTCGAGCGCGTGGCCGTTGAGGTGAACGGTCATGTGACCCCGAAGCCCTACCCGAAGTCGCGAGCTGGGAGGCGCGTTGTCCCGGTTCCGTCGATGGTGGGCCGCCTCCTGGAGGAGTACCGCGAGCTCTACGGCACGGGGCAGGCGGGGGAGGTGTTCATCAACGAGGCGGGCACCCCGTTGAGGCGCACACTCTTCCGGGCTCGGATCTGGCGGCCGTCGCTCGTCCGGGCCGGACTGCTCGGCTGGGTCGCAGAGGACAGCGAAAAGTTCCGGGGCACCTGGCCGACCCCGACCGGAGACGAGACCGAGCTGTTCAAAACCAGGGCACAGGCGGTCAAAGCCGTGTCGCGCCACGCGGAAGGTGGGCTGCGGTTCCACGATCTCCGGCACTCGTACGCGTCATGGCTGATCACCTCGGGTGTGCCGGTTCCCGACGTACAGCGGGTGATGGGGCACGAGCGGCCGACGACGACGCTGATGATCTACACACATGTGCAGGGAGGCTCTCAGGAGCGGGTCCTTGGGGCTCTCGCTGCCTTTTCGCTGCCCGAAGAGGACTGAAACGAGAAGAGCGGGGACCTGGCGTCTGCCGGGTTCCCGCTCTGACCTGCGTGTTGTTCGGGTGGGCGATACTGGGTTCGAACCAGTGACCTCTTCGGTGTGAACGAAGCGCGCTACCACTGCGCCAATCGCCCGGATGATGGTGCTGATGTTTCGTATGGGGTGGTGCGGTGAAACCTTAGCGCATCATTGCAGCGACGATCTAATCGGGCCGGGCTACTCTTGCTGCAGGACGGAGATCCCGTCGCGTTGGAGACGTGATTGTGACTTTCTCGCACGACACCGAGCAGGCGCTCGGGACGCTGGTCCGGCTCGTCAACACCATGCCCGGACCGAACAGCCAGGTCGACTCACTGGAGATCCTCGAGGAACTGGAGAAGTTCGTCCAGGAGCGGGAGTTCAGTGCGGTCGACACGCTGACGGA from Kribbella sp. NBC_00709 carries:
- a CDS encoding DEAD/DEAH box helicase, whose product is MTESDAESGDRGGWRCANLWAREDNIDGNRIRQLRVPSSRFDRVSGEPSALTVSNEYGAWDAATVDRPLDAGALWVRLPVGAKPGDGLSHATWNAPAALQLQDPADVLASYDGAIAFSGASDSRPGLRTPQLGALHAVLGYWTTNQKQPATVVMPTGTGKTETMLALLVAAKPERLLVLVPSDSLRDQIAGKFETLGVLQELGIVSNVAARPVVGRVAHGFSSISQAVTFAGACNVIVATPQSLSASDQDAIEAMVGACSHLFVDEAHHVAARTWTDIRERFAEKNVVQFTATPFREDGKHLQGRTIYSFPLREAQAQNYFSKINYKSVIDFDNVDLAVATQSVERLRADLDSNFDHVLMARVSGIPRAMAILPIYQHIAADLNPVIINSQMSKKHQREALRAVRARDSHIIICVNMLGEGFDLPALKIAAVHDPQKSLGVTLQFIGRFARTSSTGKYGEASMFVARSEMDIDRRLRELYAEDSDWNLIVRDLSEAAVQEQHEISDFEAGFTSRPPEVDLRSLLPKMSTVVYRAPTAKWEPHNVVEFFGEENFYTFPIGLNQSAGVAWFVIENRDKVRWGDLKTIEEVSYQLYVLYFNEQTKLLYINNSANDGVFEELAEAVLGSGAQRFTGSSVYRAMADIDRLVPTNVGVLDAHNQFRRFSMHVGPDVTESFSQAEASTKSQTNISGSGYRDGEIVNISASLKGRIWSHATASTIKEWCDWCDSIGKKLLDETISIDKVIGQFILPEELTSLPSGVLLAVEWPWLVHTLQADSMRLSHAGSVYQAVFTDLVPEVGPIQGAFRFTVRSGSWSVPYEASVESGRIVYRCTDKIEIVILRAGSEVRLSDWLNKFGLLFILDGDRIIENDLLYQPKWDRTPYERQKLTVLDWGETKLNVESQTRDKLQESIQYRALVELRADTDPWDLIIDDDGKGEIADLVAMRIDPEGLLVKLIHCKYAHEGKVGARLADLYEVCGQAQKSVVWRRSDLGPFFRTLHDRARKKNQRDGVSPFEVGDIRKLYEVRDRATILRRRMEIVIAQPGLSRSKATIQQLDLLASTEAYLRTTVNAPLAIWCSA
- a CDS encoding flavoprotein, with the protein product MTNRTLYIVVCGAPLASRTADGVKAARANGWDPYVIPTEAALPWLADQDLGDTRVITGNRTPDQPKRTPPPDAVAVVPMTFNTLNAWANGNANTYALTTLCASLGSHTPTAAAPFAKHDLAGHPAWLASLAVLRYAGVTIVDPHDGSRAAAEPVASGTGNEIASAFRWDWIFAALEEKQI
- a CDS encoding helix-turn-helix domain-containing protein, whose protein sequence is MHVGERIGAYRKRRGMSQDALAGLIGMSRSWLSQVERGIRGVDRLSTLNDLATVLRIDVTDLIGREWVLAPDAPEHVKAVDAVRSQLASYHHLLGEPASPWPLPQLRNGSVQVHQAYQAANYHTATTMLPDLIRAADGYDGYQGRDGRETHLARCSVYAAAAKLLTKVGEHQLGWLAADRATHAAMAAESKAAQGLAAYQVVCALLRSERTDDAERIAVRSAEGLMSMTGSDAPDAVSLAGSLWLISSVIAARRSDRATATERLTTAGQLGDLLAHDGNHWWTAFGPTNVLIHRASVAAEFGEPSNVLRVATEIDLDAMPAGLQGRRSRLHIDLAWAQTQAKNDMEAILHLQAAERVAPESIKYHTIARELVRELLRRSRKPSPSLTAIATRAGVLA
- a CDS encoding DUF6284 family protein; translated protein: MSIIHLSAVASHEPSAADLAGIEQEWPLIAAELDLLDAQIAFINAGPYASALETRRVRRAERRVLDIGRELADREPETEDAA
- a CDS encoding ABC transporter permease — protein: MSTPLRTSYPVPVEDLIPAARRLAAELGEVPSQNRLMKHLRVGKDKARAVHATLIDERTDDRPETYLHSVPDPDATTTTTATTDTASDDAAERIPQVTPPADLVPAADAVPVEPVPAVADAGGISPAVEASTDTTPETGDEMRPLRSWPVLMLALPAFVAVWSGWVGLGELTGFGVVHPLPGIADGFTINSAITLPIGVETYAAFALRVWLSGRVPVKARRFAKTSALAALALGALGQVAYHLLEAAGVTRAPWQITTVVACLPVAVLGMGAALAHLIHTRENGSH